The following proteins come from a genomic window of Candidatus Obscuribacter sp.:
- a CDS encoding glycosyltransferase, which translates to MSAVTGTYMQPRILILSASSGNGHIKAGEALAKAFGQALPEAIVQHIDALTLVSPAMRNVYSRAYIKMVNQAPSVLGWLYNHLDEPYKDERRRLLLNRINSLPLTKKIVQFNPDIVVCTHFLPADIVSMLLASKRIHANHAVVITDLDAHAMWLGRNIDRYFVALPETEEYLATLGVPREHITVSGIPIDPAFAIVASQLGTAGSSTKIPTILVSAGGLGVGPVEKLIEQLNKINTPIEVIALCGKNTDLATRLNVEYANAGNMQLHALGYINNVHEYMARADMIIGKPGGLTTAEALACGLAFIIVNPIPGQEERNATHLLENGVAIRCNNMNTIAYKLQKLLSDDARLATLKNNARTMARPQAARDVATQLLKQWSAVNRTDSPALPIELAPTRRGYLRHLLQSANRAV; encoded by the coding sequence ATGTCAGCAGTTACAGGTACTTATATGCAACCCCGCATCTTGATTTTGTCGGCATCCTCAGGCAATGGTCATATCAAAGCCGGTGAGGCGCTAGCAAAAGCTTTTGGCCAGGCTCTGCCCGAGGCGATTGTGCAACACATCGATGCACTGACTCTGGTCAGTCCCGCCATGCGCAATGTTTACAGCCGCGCTTATATAAAGATGGTCAACCAGGCTCCGTCGGTACTAGGCTGGCTCTACAATCATCTCGATGAGCCCTACAAAGATGAGCGCAGGCGTCTGCTCTTAAACCGTATCAACAGTTTGCCACTGACAAAAAAGATTGTGCAGTTTAATCCAGACATTGTAGTTTGTACGCACTTTTTGCCAGCCGATATCGTGTCGATGTTGCTCGCTTCCAAGCGCATCCATGCCAACCATGCTGTCGTTATCACGGACCTTGATGCCCACGCCATGTGGCTTGGACGCAACATCGACAGATACTTTGTAGCGCTGCCTGAGACCGAGGAGTACTTAGCCACGCTTGGCGTGCCACGCGAACACATCACAGTCTCAGGCATACCAATAGACCCGGCATTTGCCATAGTTGCCAGTCAGCTAGGCACTGCCGGGAGTAGCACAAAAATACCGACAATTTTGGTGTCAGCAGGAGGTTTGGGTGTAGGACCAGTTGAAAAGCTTATAGAACAGCTGAACAAAATCAATACACCAATCGAAGTAATCGCACTCTGCGGCAAAAACACAGACCTGGCAACCAGGCTCAATGTGGAGTATGCCAATGCTGGCAATATGCAACTACACGCACTTGGTTACATCAATAATGTCCATGAATACATGGCCCGTGCCGACATGATTATCGGCAAACCAGGAGGTCTCACTACAGCCGAGGCTCTGGCTTGTGGACTGGCTTTTATCATAGTAAATCCTATACCAGGGCAAGAAGAGCGCAACGCCACACATCTGCTCGAAAATGGTGTCGCCATCCGCTGCAACAATATGAACACTATTGCATACAAACTGCAAAAACTATTGAGCGACGATGCGCGTCTTGCCACCCTCAAAAATAACGCCCGCACAATGGCTAGACCTCAAGCCGCCAGAGATGTGGCAACGCAGCTACTCAAACAGTGGAGTGCAGTCAATCGGACTGACTCTCCAGCTCTCCCAATAGAGCTGGCTCCAACTCGCCGTGGTTATTTGCGTCACCTGCTGCAATCTGCCAACCGAGCTGTTTAG
- a CDS encoding RNA-binding S4 domain-containing protein produces the protein MKDGKDKDDVLRLDQCLKFNGMVQSGGEAKHLIQGGGVKVNGQVETRRGRKLIAGDVVEASGMKLVVD, from the coding sequence ATGAAAGACGGCAAAGATAAAGACGATGTCTTGAGGCTCGATCAGTGTCTCAAGTTTAACGGTATGGTGCAGTCTGGCGGCGAAGCCAAGCATCTTATCCAGGGTGGCGGTGTCAAAGTAAACGGCCAGGTTGAGACACGGCGCGGCAGAAAGTTAATAGCCGGTGATGTTGTTGAAGCATCGGGTATGAAACTGGTGGTTGATTAG